The window TCGCCGAAACAGGACTGTTCAATCTCCTCAGGGGTCAAGTTCCTGGTCAGCTGGTGGACGATGGCACAGATCATTTCCATATGGGCCAATTCTTCTGTACCTATGTCAGTCAGTGTACCAATAACTTCGTTGTAAGGCATTGTATATCTCTGTGAAAGATAGCGCATAGAAGCAGCCAGTTCACCGTCCGGCCCGCCAAACTGCGTAATAATAATTTTGGCAATTTGGGGATTCGTCTGTGTGATTTTCACAGGATACTGCAATCTTTTCTCATAATTCCACATAAATCAGCATCCTCCTTCCTGCCATGGCCATGGCTCATTAATCCAATCCCATCTGTCGGCACAGGAGTAAACAGCAGTGTCGATGGTCAGAGGGCCATAATACGCCGCATACTCTCTTAAAGCTTCATTTCTAAGCCGGCTGTATTCATGGAAGTAGGAAAGCGCTTCTTCATTACATGGGTGGGTATCCAGAAAAAGCTTAACATCGTCAACAGCAAAGCTTACAGTGTTGATTTGATCCATCAAATCTTTTTTACATGGGCAGTTACTCATCGATTACAGCCTCCTCTCCCGTGGAATGGTTTGTAAAGATCTTCAAAAATAGTCCCTTTTTCGAAACCTTTACAGGATTCAAATAGATTCTGCCATCTCTGCCAGGGTACATAAGCCATGGCAATAGGGAGGCTTCTGAGGGGGTCGCGGTTTTCGCAGCCTTCTGAGGTATGGTGGTTCTTTGCAGCACATTCAGGGGTGCGCATTTCTGCCATTCGGCGCTGCCTTTCGGGACTCATTCCTTCGCGTGTTTCCGGTGAGCCACAGCCACATGGCTCCTGGGAACGGCGCTGGCGTTCAGGGCCTCTGGCAGCAGAATTATCTGATCCAGCCGGTGTGTTGCGGCATCCACAGTCATTAGCCGGCATATTGCGAAATCCGCTGTTATGGTTCGGTGCGGTACGGAAGTTATTGTTCTGGTTCATCTGCCTGCCGTAACGCATATTGTTTTGACAATTCGCCATTTGCGATATCTCCTTCATTTAACATTTACAATTTTATATTATGGGAGAAATTTAAAAAGGTTCCACTTTACATTTTAGTAAAAGTCATATATAATAGAAAAAGTGATGACGGGGTGTGGCTCAGTTTGGTTAGAGCGCACGGCTGGGGGCCGTGAGGTCGCAGGTTCGAATCCTGTCACCCCGATTTGGCCCCTGTTCTGCAGGGGTTATTTATTTCAAGTATAAAATCTGGTGGACTTTAGTCGGGATTATCCTACAGATGTTAAATTTTCGGATTTGACATTTCAGTTTTGGATAATCTTTTTCTTTTAGGTTTCCGTCAGAATGCAGGCCGGAACCAACTATAAATACACTGTATATTGCCCCGTGAAGCTACAGGCGTGAATCCTGTCATCCCAATTTAAGTGAAGCAGTGCAAAGCAGCACTGTATCTCTG of the Luxibacter massiliensis genome contains:
- a CDS encoding spore coat protein CotJB — encoded protein: MSNCPCKKDLMDQINTVSFAVDDVKLFLDTHPCNEEALSYFHEYSRLRNEALREYAAYYGPLTIDTAVYSCADRWDWINEPWPWQEGGC
- a CDS encoding spore coat associated protein CotJA — protein: MANCQNNMRYGRQMNQNNNFRTAPNHNSGFRNMPANDCGCRNTPAGSDNSAARGPERQRRSQEPCGCGSPETREGMSPERQRRMAEMRTPECAAKNHHTSEGCENRDPLRSLPIAMAYVPWQRWQNLFESCKGFEKGTIFEDLYKPFHGRGGCNR